In Embleya scabrispora, the DNA window GATCGAGATCGGCGACATGCGCGCGCCGCACTCGGACGGGCCGCCCTCGACGTGGTCCACCACGTGCCGCGAGTGCAGGCAGCTCGGGCAGTGGTTGCGCCGGTCGCCGGCGGGGTCGACGGTAGTCACGGTCAGGCCGCAGCGTACGCACTTGAAGGTGTCGACGCGCGGTGAAGCGGGGTGATTCCGGCCGGAATCGGTGGTGCCGGTGGACACTCGGGAATCTCCTTGCCGGGAGGTGGGATCACTGACAGCAAGGAAGCGCCGAGCGGTCTCGGAAGGGTCGTCGCCGCGGTCCGTCACGCCACGCGCCGTGCGCCGCGTGCGTGGACCGGCGAGCCCACCGGGGGATCAGTGCGGTCCGGGAGGTTTCCCGGTGCCGGATCCGACCGCGGTCGTACGAGGCGCGCTCGGCGCGGGCACGGGCATCAACACCTGATTTCACAGAAGGGGGCCGCGCGGGTCGGCGCGGGCACGATGCGGCGAAGGTAACAGCGGGCTCGGAGCCGGGGCCAACGATTTTTCGCCCGGCAGGGTGCGGCGGGTGCGCACGGCCGCGGGCCGCGCGACGGGCTCGCCGGGCGGGCGATCGTTCCTGGCAGACTCGACGGATGATCGTCAGACTCGCACAGCAGGCCGATCGGCCCGCATTCCTGACCCTGGCCGCCGAGGTGGAGCACTGGTTCGGGCCGATGGTCGCGGAACCCGGCTTCCACGCGGCCCTGGACGAGCACGTGCGGGATCGTCGGGCACTGGTGGTGCCCGACGACGGGGATCCCGCCGGCGGGATCCTGGGCGGCCTGCTGTTCGGCGCCGAGGCGCCGGTGTACCGGGTGCACTGGCTGGTGGTGTCGGAACTCGCCCGGGGACGCGGGGTGGGTCGTGCGCTGATGGCCGAGGCGATGCGCCGATTCGGCCCCGGCACCGTCGAACTGGTTACCTTCGGGGTCGACCACCCGGGCGCGGTCGCGGGCGGCTCCCGCGCCTTCTACACGTCCCTGGGCTTCACCCCCGCCGAACCCGCCGCACCGGGCCCCGAGGGCGGCTCCCGGCAGGTGTTCCGGCGCACCGTCGAGCGGGACGTGTCCGTGCGCCCCGAGTGAGTCGGGCCCGCCGCCCGTACGCGGGCGGCGGGCCCGGCGGGTCACACCACGCCGAAGGCGGTCATCGCCTCGGCGACCCGCAGGAAGCCGGCCACGTTGGCGCCCAGGACGTAGTCGCCCTCGCGGTCGTGCTCGGCGGCGGTCGCCAGGCACGTGGCATGGATGTCGCGCATGATCG includes these proteins:
- a CDS encoding RNHCP domain-containing protein, whose amino-acid sequence is MSTGTTDSGRNHPASPRVDTFKCVRCGLTVTTVDPAGDRRNHCPSCLHSRHVVDHVEGGPSECGARMSPISIAVLRNGDWMLVHRCIRCDELTSSAIAPDDNQLILIRMAVRPLAQPPFPLEVFGEL
- a CDS encoding GNAT family N-acetyltransferase, producing MIVRLAQQADRPAFLTLAAEVEHWFGPMVAEPGFHAALDEHVRDRRALVVPDDGDPAGGILGGLLFGAEAPVYRVHWLVVSELARGRGVGRALMAEAMRRFGPGTVELVTFGVDHPGAVAGGSRAFYTSLGFTPAEPAAPGPEGGSRQVFRRTVERDVSVRPE